A region from the Triticum urartu cultivar G1812 chromosome 1, Tu2.1, whole genome shotgun sequence genome encodes:
- the LOC125540311 gene encoding uncharacterized protein LOC125540311, with amino-acid sequence MGLCMSSGSAAAAVRAKGQPASTAMVLLPTGELQEYPRPATAGQALDDSVAGDAGWFLCDADEMPFEGPVAAVGVAEELRPGQIYFLLPAEARRNGLRREDLAALAVRASAALVKKANTAASSAGVGRRRRAGSVAPLVFAPPQEVVETVAYKTVPALAAKRRPVARANSSGRMQPRFAPDLTAIPECE; translated from the coding sequence ATGGGGCTCTGCATGTCCAGCggcagcgcggcggcggcggtgcgggcaAAGGGACAGCCTGCCTCGACGGCTATGGTACTGCTGCCAACGGGTGAGCTGCAGGAGTACCCGCGCCCGGCCACAGCGGGCCAGGCGCTTGACGACTCGGTGGCTGGGGACGCCGGTTGGTTCCTGTGCGACGCCGACGAGATGCCGTTCGAGGGCCCCGTGGCCGCCGTGGGCGTGGCCGAGGAGCTCCGCCCGGGGCAGATATACTTCTTGCTGCCCGCTGAGGCTCGGCGGAACGGCCTCCGGCGCGAGGACCTCGCTGCTCTCGCTGTCAGGGCGTCTGCGGCCCTTGTTAAAAAGGCCAACACCGCAGCATCGTCTGCCGGCGTTGGACGGCGGAGGCGCGCCGGCTCGGTGGCGCCGCTCGTCTTCGCCCCACCCCAGGAGGTCGTCGAGACCGTCGCTTACAAGACCGTGCCGGCGCTCGCAGCGAAGAGGCGGCCGGTGGCGCGTGCGAATAGTTCCGGGAGGATGCAGCCGCGCTTCGCGCCCGATCTGACCGCCATTCCCGAGTGCGAGTGA